In a genomic window of Syntrophorhabdales bacterium:
- a CDS encoding xanthine dehydrogenase family protein molybdopterin-binding subunit encodes MAEYSLIGKGMQRVDAIAKATGQALFSADLALPRMLFGKVLRSPHTHAKIVHIDTSRASKLPGVKAVVTGRDSSDEKWGVFRYTQDQRFLPVDKVRFIGEEVAAVAAVDEDTALEALDLIRVEYEELPSVFTVEDALKPDAPILHEGYRGNINIHVKIDVGDVEKGFKESYIVREDTFIAPEESYFQAEPYAVVAQFDNGGCLEIWMPNGGPHLKSKPLANVFGIPLNKVRVRKITIGGAFGGRSEISPADVICALLARKSGKPVKIVYTREENTIATRQAHSMKAIIKTGVDREGRVQARDITCYMDGGAYSSTGPIATSVPFLCMEQAYRMENVRYNGYRVFTNKPIRGMYRCHGRAFACGVDLQLDMLGEELHIDPVIMRLRNARQPGDYTPTKSYVGSCGMVETIERSAEAAGWKEKFGKLPPYHGIGVGCNSVQTGFPMGIRGGSEAFVKFNEDGGITVISGVVDNGQGNETMLVQIAAEELGLSSDDVQLVSADTEVTPSDPGSYSMVSTFVGGNAVRLAAQDAKKKLFVIAAKALEAKPEDLIAKDRKIMVKGEPERSLPLTKVVRMGLSRGQSISGEGAYWPRVDSRREWVENPTGQLSEAFSFGTTIVEVKVDPDTGQVTVLETWAAQDVGRALNPKIIESQFEGGLAMGGQGGMLTEYHVFDRGRVLNPTQLDYKLPLACDMPKIHNIIVETIDPNGPYGAKEAAMSIAMSAAQAYAAAVCNAIGVYINDFPITPDKVLEALKRKKA; translated from the coding sequence ATGGCAGAATATTCGCTCATAGGCAAGGGGATGCAGCGGGTCGACGCCATCGCCAAGGCCACGGGGCAGGCCCTCTTCTCGGCAGACTTGGCGCTGCCCAGAATGCTCTTCGGTAAAGTGCTTCGCTCACCCCACACTCACGCAAAGATCGTCCACATAGACACCTCCCGCGCCTCTAAATTGCCAGGCGTAAAGGCCGTGGTAACCGGGCGTGACAGTTCCGACGAAAAGTGGGGAGTCTTCCGCTATACGCAGGATCAGCGCTTTCTGCCTGTGGACAAGGTCCGTTTCATCGGCGAAGAGGTCGCGGCGGTTGCAGCGGTTGATGAAGATACGGCTCTGGAAGCGCTCGACCTCATAAGAGTCGAGTATGAAGAGCTGCCCTCTGTGTTCACCGTAGAGGATGCGCTCAAACCGGACGCGCCAATCCTCCACGAAGGTTATCGAGGCAACATCAACATACACGTAAAAATAGACGTGGGAGACGTGGAGAAGGGCTTCAAAGAATCATACATCGTCAGAGAGGATACCTTTATCGCCCCCGAAGAATCCTATTTTCAGGCCGAACCCTACGCAGTTGTCGCGCAATTTGACAATGGCGGCTGCCTGGAAATATGGATGCCCAACGGCGGACCGCATCTCAAGTCGAAACCTCTGGCAAACGTCTTCGGCATCCCCCTCAACAAGGTGCGGGTGCGCAAGATCACCATAGGAGGCGCATTCGGCGGAAGGTCTGAGATCTCTCCGGCGGATGTAATATGCGCGCTTCTTGCACGGAAGTCGGGCAAGCCGGTCAAGATCGTCTATACCCGCGAAGAGAACACCATCGCAACGCGCCAGGCCCATTCGATGAAAGCAATCATCAAGACCGGCGTGGACCGCGAGGGACGGGTGCAGGCACGTGATATCACCTGTTACATGGATGGCGGCGCTTACTCAAGCACCGGGCCTATCGCCACCAGCGTGCCTTTTCTCTGTATGGAGCAGGCCTACCGCATGGAGAATGTGCGGTACAACGGGTATCGCGTCTTCACGAATAAACCGATCCGGGGCATGTATCGCTGCCACGGCAGGGCCTTCGCCTGCGGGGTGGATCTGCAGCTCGATATGCTGGGAGAAGAGCTGCACATTGATCCTGTGATCATGCGGCTCAGGAATGCCCGTCAGCCGGGCGATTACACGCCGACCAAGTCATACGTGGGAAGCTGTGGTATGGTCGAGACGATCGAGCGGTCAGCCGAGGCGGCAGGCTGGAAAGAGAAATTTGGAAAACTTCCCCCGTACCATGGTATCGGCGTGGGCTGTAACTCTGTCCAGACCGGGTTCCCGATGGGCATCAGGGGCGGCTCAGAGGCGTTCGTCAAGTTTAATGAAGACGGGGGCATCACGGTCATCTCGGGTGTGGTGGACAACGGGCAGGGCAACGAGACTATGCTCGTGCAGATTGCGGCAGAAGAACTGGGGCTCTCATCCGACGACGTGCAACTCGTCTCAGCTGATACGGAAGTTACACCGAGCGATCCCGGTTCCTATTCCATGGTCTCCACCTTTGTCGGCGGAAACGCGGTACGGCTGGCGGCACAGGACGCAAAGAAGAAGCTTTTTGTGATTGCGGCAAAGGCCCTGGAGGCAAAGCCGGAAGACCTTATCGCGAAAGACAGAAAGATCATGGTTAAAGGAGAACCGGAGCGGAGCCTGCCGTTGACCAAGGTAGTACGCATGGGGCTTTCGCGCGGTCAGTCGATTAGCGGAGAAGGCGCTTACTGGCCCAGGGTTGATTCGAGACGGGAATGGGTGGAAAATCCAACCGGTCAGCTCTCAGAGGCTTTTTCATTCGGGACAACAATCGTGGAAGTAAAAGTGGACCCGGATACGGGGCAGGTGACCGTGCTCGAAACGTGGGCAGCCCAGGACGTTGGCCGCGCCCTGAACCCGAAGATCATCGAGAGCCAGTTTGAGGGGGGGCTGGCGATGGGTGGCCAGGGAGGCATGCTCACTGAGTACCATGTCTTTGACCGTGGACGGGTCCTTAATCCCACGCAGCTTGACTACAAACTGCCGCTCGCCTGCGACATGCCGAAGATACACAACATCATTGTGGAGACAATTGATCCGAACGGTCCGTACGGCGCGAAAGAAGCAGCAATGTCCATAGCCATGTCGGCTGCACAGGCCTACGCGGCGGCCGTTTGCAACGCCATCGGCGTTTACATTAATGATTTTCCCATCACACCGGACAAGGTACTGGAAGCGCTGAAGAGAAAGAAGGCTTGA
- a CDS encoding TRAP transporter substrate-binding protein gives MYIKKMFVVMLGISLLVGASLLVPRLADAQQKITLTYANFPPATTFPCVQMERWAKEVEKRTNNAVSVKTFPGGTLLAAKNIFDGVITGTADIGNFAMSYQPGRFPVSEAVDLPVGFNSARAASLALYDIVEKYPKEFDKVKILTLFTCPPADFMTKNPVKSLKDLKGMELRVSGTGAEVITRLGGTPVAMPQSETPEAIQKGVVKGIVSSMEILKDFNFAAYCPYATEANLFVVTFAVVMNKDKWNAMPANVKKVLDDLRREQAEWTGKYVDDHVKEALAWSKEKYNHQVLKLPAAEYAEIPKLVKPMMDEYVKRVTPQGTPGEQVLAELYKLKEKYEKQFK, from the coding sequence ATGTATATCAAGAAGATGTTCGTCGTGATGTTAGGGATCAGTCTATTGGTGGGTGCGAGCCTGTTGGTGCCGCGTCTAGCCGACGCACAGCAGAAAATAACGCTGACCTACGCCAACTTCCCTCCGGCCACAACCTTCCCCTGCGTGCAAATGGAGAGATGGGCAAAAGAAGTGGAAAAAAGAACGAACAATGCGGTATCGGTAAAGACCTTCCCGGGAGGCACGCTGCTGGCTGCCAAGAATATATTTGACGGCGTGATCACCGGCACCGCAGACATCGGCAACTTCGCAATGAGCTACCAGCCGGGCCGCTTTCCGGTCTCTGAGGCGGTCGATCTTCCCGTCGGATTCAACAGCGCCAGGGCCGCGAGCTTAGCGCTTTATGACATCGTTGAGAAATATCCCAAGGAATTCGACAAGGTGAAGATTCTGACGCTCTTTACCTGCCCGCCCGCAGACTTCATGACGAAGAACCCGGTCAAATCCCTGAAAGACCTCAAAGGGATGGAACTTCGCGTTTCCGGAACCGGGGCAGAGGTCATTACCCGTCTCGGCGGCACTCCGGTGGCCATGCCGCAGTCTGAAACACCCGAGGCTATTCAGAAAGGCGTGGTAAAAGGCATCGTCTCCTCGATGGAGATATTGAAAGACTTCAACTTTGCCGCATATTGTCCTTACGCGACTGAAGCCAACCTTTTCGTGGTGACGTTTGCCGTTGTGATGAACAAGGATAAATGGAATGCAATGCCTGCAAACGTGAAGAAGGTGCTGGATGACCTGAGGCGTGAGCAGGCGGAATGGACCGGCAAGTACGTGGACGACCACGTGAAGGAAGCACTCGCATGGTCAAAGGAGAAGTATAACCACCAGGTTCTCAAATTACCTGCCGCGGAATACGCTGAAATCCCGAAACTCGTCAAACCGATGATGGACGAGTATGTCAAGAGAGTAACCCCGCAGGGCACACCCGGTGAACAGGTACTCGCGGAGCTTTACAAGCTCAAGGAAAAATACGAAAAGCAGTTTAAGTAA